A region from the Oceanidesulfovibrio marinus genome encodes:
- the aguB gene encoding N-carbamoylputrescine amidase produces MSDSCVTLAAVQMAMSANTEDNVARACDFVRLAAMAGGQVVLLPELFASEYFCKDMLDEHFALAQPAEGHPMLSRMSALAREYEVVLPVSFFERDGDAFYNSCMVYDADGSCLGLYRKSHIPHGPGYEEKYYFRPGDTGFKVFESRYGRVGVGICWDQWFPECARSMALMGADMLLYPTAIGSEPELPGYSTRNHWRAVMVGHAGANLLPVMAANRVGREQGVCCEITFYGSSFIASPLAEIVAEADEEEETILTAAIDLNAVRKLRNEWSLFGDRRPDLYGALCKPSS; encoded by the coding sequence ATGTCAGATTCCTGTGTGACGCTCGCCGCCGTGCAGATGGCGATGAGCGCGAACACCGAGGACAACGTGGCCCGGGCGTGCGACTTCGTGCGCCTGGCGGCCATGGCCGGGGGGCAGGTCGTACTGCTCCCCGAGCTTTTTGCGAGCGAGTATTTCTGCAAGGACATGCTGGACGAGCACTTTGCGCTGGCCCAGCCTGCGGAAGGCCACCCCATGCTCTCGCGGATGTCCGCCCTGGCCCGGGAGTACGAGGTCGTGCTGCCTGTAAGCTTCTTCGAACGCGATGGGGACGCCTTTTACAACAGCTGTATGGTCTACGATGCGGACGGCTCCTGCCTGGGGCTGTACCGCAAGTCGCACATTCCCCATGGTCCGGGCTACGAGGAGAAGTACTACTTCCGTCCCGGCGACACCGGCTTCAAGGTCTTCGAGAGCCGCTACGGCCGTGTGGGCGTAGGCATCTGCTGGGACCAGTGGTTTCCGGAGTGCGCGCGCAGCATGGCCCTGATGGGCGCGGACATGCTGCTCTACCCCACGGCAATCGGCTCCGAGCCGGAGCTGCCCGGCTACTCCACGCGCAACCATTGGCGCGCCGTCATGGTGGGCCATGCCGGCGCGAACCTGCTGCCTGTCATGGCCGCCAACAGGGTGGGCAGGGAGCAGGGCGTATGCTGTGAAATCACCTTCTACGGCTCTTCATTCATCGCCAGCCCCCTTGCCGAAATCGTGGCAGAGGCGGACGAAGAAGAAGAAACGATTTTAACCGCCGCAATCGACCTCAATGCGGTTCGTAAGCTCCGCAATGAGTGGAGTTTGTTCGGAGATCGCCGCCCTGATCTGTACGGGGCGCTGTGTAAGCCTTCCTCCTAA
- a CDS encoding sigma-54-dependent Fis family transcriptional regulator: protein MDDVATCAQEIGPYLHTLRKILSVMGPQSSFQSSLKTLLKTLAEDHGMLRPHISIFDPETKHLKVSLTHAQMKNAQATYEPGQGITGQVFTTGQPVVVPVMKEHPAFLNKAFGRTEEELGKLAFVCVPVLSPNKDSEGAQEVIGTMSVDIPREPVDMLEAHCRFLEVVAGMIANQAAYLQEEIARQKHLIAQGLMAGSSDMDSEAPNIVASSKPMRLVLNQVRQVGPSRATVLLRGESGTGKELFAEAIHQASPRAEMPLVKLNCAALPSELVESELFGHQKGAFTGAVQNKKGLFELAHQGTLFLDEIGELSLSAQAKVLRAIQEQEIQRLGSEQTINVDVRVICATHQNLEEQVENGQFREDLYYRINVFPIFIPPLRERREDILPMAEHFLKVYAKEYSKDIKRVSTPAIELLNQYDWPGNVRELKNCLERAVLLCDESVIRTYHLPPTLQTAESSATDTNLSFCDAVAKFEQELLVDALKKAKGNMLQAARDLRVSYRIVNYKVKKYGLDAKKFSSSGRSKK from the coding sequence ATGGATGATGTCGCGACCTGCGCCCAGGAGATCGGACCGTATCTGCACACCTTGCGCAAGATACTCTCGGTCATGGGCCCGCAAAGCTCGTTTCAGTCGAGCCTGAAGACCTTGCTCAAGACTCTTGCGGAAGATCACGGCATGCTTCGTCCGCACATCTCGATCTTTGATCCAGAGACGAAGCACCTCAAGGTATCGCTCACGCATGCGCAGATGAAGAATGCCCAGGCCACGTACGAACCCGGGCAGGGCATCACCGGTCAGGTGTTCACCACCGGGCAGCCTGTGGTGGTGCCTGTGATGAAAGAGCATCCTGCGTTTCTGAACAAGGCCTTCGGTCGGACGGAAGAGGAGCTGGGAAAGCTCGCCTTTGTCTGCGTGCCGGTGCTCAGCCCGAACAAGGACTCCGAAGGCGCCCAGGAAGTCATCGGCACCATGTCGGTGGATATCCCGCGCGAGCCCGTAGACATGCTTGAAGCGCATTGCCGCTTCCTCGAAGTGGTGGCCGGCATGATTGCCAACCAGGCGGCGTATCTGCAGGAAGAGATCGCCCGGCAGAAGCACCTCATCGCGCAGGGGCTCATGGCCGGCAGCTCGGACATGGACTCCGAGGCGCCCAACATCGTGGCCTCCTCCAAGCCCATGCGCCTGGTGCTCAACCAGGTCCGGCAGGTGGGGCCGTCCCGCGCCACGGTGCTGCTGCGCGGCGAGTCCGGCACGGGCAAGGAGCTCTTTGCAGAGGCCATCCACCAGGCCAGCCCGCGAGCCGAGATGCCCCTGGTCAAACTGAACTGCGCAGCCCTGCCGTCCGAGCTGGTGGAGAGCGAGCTCTTCGGCCACCAGAAAGGCGCTTTCACCGGCGCGGTGCAGAACAAGAAGGGCCTGTTCGAGCTGGCGCACCAGGGCACGCTGTTCCTGGACGAGATCGGCGAGCTGTCTCTTTCGGCCCAGGCCAAGGTGCTGCGCGCCATCCAGGAGCAGGAGATCCAGCGCCTGGGCAGTGAGCAGACCATCAACGTGGACGTCCGCGTAATCTGCGCAACGCACCAGAACCTCGAAGAACAGGTGGAGAACGGCCAGTTCCGCGAGGATCTCTACTACCGCATCAACGTCTTCCCGATCTTCATTCCGCCGTTGCGTGAACGCCGCGAGGATATCCTGCCCATGGCCGAGCACTTCCTGAAGGTGTACGCCAAGGAGTACAGCAAGGACATCAAGCGCGTCTCCACACCCGCCATCGAGCTGCTCAACCAGTACGACTGGCCGGGTAACGTGCGCGAGCTGAAGAACTGTCTGGAGCGCGCCGTGCTGCTCTGTGACGAGTCCGTGATCCGCACCTACCACCTGCCGCCTACGCTGCAGACGGCGGAGAGCTCGGCAACCGACACGAACCTCTCATTTTGTGATGCCGTGGCCAAGTTCGAGCAGGAGCTGCTCGTCGACGCGCTGAAAAAGGCCAAGGGCAACATGCTCCAGGCAGCGCGCGATCTGCGGGTGAGCTACCGCATCGTGAACTACAAAGTGAAGAAGTACGGGCTGGACGCGAAGAAGTTCTCATCGAGCGGACGCTCCAAAAAATAG
- the pilQ gene encoding type IV pilus secretin PilQ produces MNTRTLLILAALALSLVLASAYGCKKEQSQNDSFIEKWHVLAENAQGHSPSYTPRQLDARQRVIEPPEPPDRPLPKRLITLRMHRASLAAVIQALSRAANQSVMLSPEIGGEVTVNIVKKPWDQVFKGILRTNGLTYRWEGDIIRVLTLDDLENDLRIAEVEARQKAQKLKSKGDEPLISDVIPIRYADADNLKETIEKILVVRDRTGTNAGGDNKNEMHGYVTVDNSTNSLVLEAAYQDLKKIYDLVDKLDKPRKQIRIKAHIVETSSNVARSLGIQWGGFFKSAANANGDSFYLTPGATEGDIDPDTGEWTDVPRVGTGINPSGLALNFIPENFPGTNLTGGSLGLLFGQVGSNILEVQLNALASEGQLEILSSPSITTLDNQAAVTENGTRVPYVTINEDGQTEVQFEDAVLKLEITPHVIDEEFMRLAILIQKDEVDFTPSRTVDGYPTIIKRHSKTTLITRDNETIVISGLTRSHLSEGEAGIPGAKDIPVLGWLVKSQNKSDEKDDILIFITPTILAQWAPGEVQKTLEQIEEEVQAKKLQEQQDKEQESFDKEGLGKYEPMQ; encoded by the coding sequence ATGAATACGCGAACCTTACTCATCCTCGCTGCATTGGCCCTCTCCTTGGTCCTTGCCTCTGCATACGGCTGCAAAAAGGAGCAAAGCCAAAACGACTCCTTTATCGAAAAGTGGCACGTACTTGCAGAAAACGCGCAGGGCCATTCGCCCAGCTACACGCCGCGCCAGCTGGATGCGCGGCAACGGGTGATCGAGCCGCCGGAGCCGCCGGATCGGCCCCTGCCCAAGCGGCTTATCACGCTGCGCATGCACCGCGCCAGCCTGGCCGCCGTTATCCAGGCGCTTTCCCGCGCGGCCAACCAAAGCGTTATGTTGAGCCCGGAGATTGGCGGTGAGGTGACCGTGAACATCGTCAAAAAGCCCTGGGACCAGGTTTTCAAGGGCATCCTGCGCACCAACGGTCTCACCTACCGCTGGGAAGGCGATATCATCCGCGTGCTCACCCTGGACGATCTGGAGAACGACCTGCGCATAGCCGAGGTGGAAGCGCGGCAGAAAGCGCAGAAGCTGAAGTCCAAGGGTGACGAGCCGCTCATCAGTGACGTCATCCCAATTCGCTACGCCGATGCGGACAACCTCAAGGAAACCATCGAGAAGATACTCGTGGTCCGCGACCGCACCGGAACCAACGCCGGCGGCGACAACAAGAATGAGATGCACGGCTATGTCACGGTGGACAACTCCACCAACTCCCTGGTGCTTGAGGCTGCCTACCAGGACCTCAAGAAGATCTACGACCTGGTGGACAAGCTGGATAAGCCGCGCAAGCAAATCCGGATCAAGGCGCATATCGTGGAGACTTCGAGCAACGTGGCCCGCAGCCTTGGCATCCAGTGGGGCGGATTCTTCAAGAGTGCTGCCAACGCCAACGGTGACAGCTTCTACCTTACTCCTGGCGCCACCGAAGGCGATATTGATCCTGATACCGGCGAGTGGACGGATGTTCCCCGCGTGGGCACCGGCATCAACCCGAGCGGTCTGGCCTTGAACTTCATTCCGGAGAACTTCCCCGGCACCAACCTGACTGGTGGGTCCCTTGGGCTGCTGTTCGGCCAGGTCGGCAGCAATATCCTTGAAGTCCAGCTCAACGCCCTGGCCAGCGAAGGCCAGCTCGAAATCCTCTCCAGCCCGTCGATCACCACCCTCGACAACCAGGCTGCCGTCACGGAGAACGGTACCCGCGTTCCCTACGTGACCATCAACGAAGACGGCCAGACTGAAGTGCAGTTCGAGGACGCGGTGCTGAAGCTGGAGATCACGCCGCACGTTATCGACGAGGAGTTCATGCGGCTTGCCATCCTCATCCAGAAGGACGAGGTCGACTTCACCCCGTCGCGTACAGTGGATGGCTACCCGACGATCATCAAGCGCCACTCCAAGACGACCCTGATCACACGCGACAACGAGACTATCGTCATCTCGGGCCTGACCCGCAGCCATCTGTCCGAAGGCGAGGCCGGCATTCCCGGCGCCAAGGACATCCCTGTGCTCGGCTGGCTGGTGAAGAGCCAGAACAAGTCCGACGAAAAGGACGACATCCTCATCTTCATTACGCCGACCATACTGGCCCAGTGGGCTCCTGGCGAAGTGCAGAAGACCCTCGAACAGATCGAGGAGGAAGTGCAGGCCAAGAAGCTGCAGGAGCAGCAGGACAAGGAACAGGAGTCGTTCGATAAGGAAGGGCTCGGTAAATACGAGCCGATGCAGTAG
- a CDS encoding ExeA family protein has translation MKYFEILNFQDEPFSNSPDPDFFYESPGHLDCLNRLEIALRLKRGLNVVLGDVGTGKTTLCRRLLRVLADDDTVKAYLLLDPDFDNPRDLLLVLCEMLEGTAPEAGLTEWSLKERVKNCLFQRGIDDNKTIVLIIDEGQKIHDRCMELLRELLNYETNNSKLLQIVIFAQLEFEPVIKRFPNFADRINDLIRLGPLNFRHTKELIDYRINLARVHMSRTPLFTWGGYYAMYRATGGYPRKIVKLAHKIFLTLILNNDHRANWSLVRTVSKENYLAESTKFPSTRTEIGASKSLFASPRSSQPDALADDIEGSRYAWLAGAVVVLLCLLIAVRAETPTESSLSLGNAPELTQPTRHVADMSEPDLHADVEEVAEVKAEPVDVAETQDLTETQDVFEAQEASLPTKTAQVADALSYRAKMIARTLPGDDEPAGKAAARVRQIPEELGTITLAEATDLKTIINRVYGHFSDEIVSQVLAGNASLPVTGEVPAGTTLTFPVVRKVNTADEPKTNGFVVQVGRYTSLEKAYTACSSLRSNSAEEPGVAIVPQWSVENGLVFSLVYAKAYEDEGEALHAIREHKQPVEQTPEIVAAWGDAELLTDVAAWQPAAAPVEPSTSGDLFPPRSIFE, from the coding sequence ATGAAGTATTTCGAAATCCTGAACTTTCAGGACGAGCCGTTTTCCAACTCTCCTGACCCGGATTTCTTCTATGAGTCGCCTGGGCACCTGGACTGCCTCAACCGTCTGGAAATCGCCTTACGCCTCAAGCGTGGCCTCAATGTCGTTCTGGGAGACGTGGGCACCGGCAAGACCACGCTCTGCCGCCGGCTCCTCCGTGTTCTTGCGGACGACGACACCGTAAAAGCCTACCTCCTTCTCGACCCGGATTTCGACAACCCGCGCGACCTCCTGCTGGTACTGTGCGAGATGCTGGAAGGCACGGCTCCGGAAGCCGGCCTCACGGAATGGTCGCTCAAGGAACGGGTCAAGAATTGTCTGTTCCAGCGCGGTATTGACGACAATAAGACCATTGTCCTCATCATCGATGAAGGACAGAAGATTCACGACCGCTGCATGGAGCTCCTGCGCGAGCTGCTGAACTACGAGACCAACAATTCCAAGCTGCTCCAGATCGTGATCTTTGCACAGCTTGAGTTTGAGCCGGTCATCAAGCGTTTCCCCAACTTTGCGGATCGCATCAACGACCTTATCCGCCTTGGTCCGCTGAACTTCCGCCACACCAAAGAGCTCATCGACTATCGCATCAATTTAGCCAGGGTGCACATGTCGCGCACGCCCCTGTTCACCTGGGGCGGCTACTACGCCATGTACCGGGCCACCGGCGGGTACCCGCGCAAGATTGTCAAGCTGGCGCATAAGATCTTTCTGACACTGATCTTGAATAACGATCACCGCGCCAACTGGTCGCTGGTGCGAACTGTTTCCAAGGAAAACTATCTCGCCGAGAGCACCAAGTTCCCGTCGACCAGGACCGAGATCGGCGCCAGCAAGTCGCTTTTCGCCAGCCCGCGCTCTTCCCAGCCGGATGCCCTGGCCGATGATATCGAAGGCTCGCGGTATGCGTGGCTCGCGGGCGCTGTTGTCGTGCTGCTGTGCCTCCTTATTGCCGTACGGGCCGAAACACCGACAGAGTCTTCCCTATCGCTGGGGAATGCGCCGGAGCTGACGCAGCCGACCCGACACGTTGCGGACATGTCAGAGCCCGACCTCCATGCCGATGTAGAGGAAGTTGCGGAGGTAAAGGCAGAGCCTGTGGATGTGGCTGAGACTCAGGATCTGACGGAAACCCAGGATGTCTTTGAAGCCCAGGAAGCATCCCTCCCGACCAAGACGGCGCAGGTCGCAGACGCGCTGAGCTATCGCGCGAAAATGATTGCCAGGACGCTGCCTGGCGATGATGAGCCTGCCGGAAAGGCCGCGGCCCGCGTCCGCCAGATTCCGGAAGAGCTCGGCACGATCACCTTGGCAGAGGCGACGGATCTCAAGACGATCATCAATCGCGTGTATGGCCATTTTTCCGATGAGATCGTCAGTCAGGTGCTCGCGGGCAATGCGTCTCTGCCAGTTACCGGAGAGGTTCCGGCCGGCACAACGTTGACTTTCCCGGTCGTGCGCAAGGTCAACACGGCAGATGAGCCCAAGACAAACGGCTTTGTGGTCCAGGTTGGCCGCTATACGTCCCTGGAGAAGGCGTACACCGCGTGTAGCTCCTTGCGCTCCAACAGTGCAGAGGAGCCCGGTGTCGCCATTGTGCCGCAGTGGAGCGTCGAGAATGGGCTGGTGTTCTCCCTGGTCTACGCCAAGGCGTACGAGGACGAAGGGGAAGCGCTGCACGCTATCCGCGAGCACAAGCAGCCCGTGGAGCAGACGCCGGAGATTGTGGCCGCGTGGGGCGACGCCGAACTGCTGACGGATGTTGCTGCATGGCAGCCTGCTGCGGCTCCCGTGGAGCCGTCGACAAGCGGCGATCTCTTTCCGCCGCGAAGTATATTCGAATGA
- a CDS encoding sigma-54 interaction domain-containing protein, translated as MKKSRQYFIRLNIIVPIIFSCLAILTLVVTYRLTLYSIDTHGDTISYLAAWGIAVVLFTFIAGWLISRTILKPVEAFVREAEKLPAMQQSAPEFNTKDELSRYTQVFTQITDFLSKMDARELFPEIVGQSKVIRSVLSQIIKVAPTDVTVLITGESGTGKELVAQAILKHSKRREGPYIAVNCAAIPQGLLESELFGHEKGAFTGAVSQKKGKFELADKGTLFLDEIGDMPLETQAKILRALENGTCERVGGTQSISFDVRVIAATNKDFVELIKNGQFREDLFHRLNVFPIHLPPLRHRREDIPILAEYFLEKHEKDIHLSPEAIQVLLVSPWPGNIRELRNIMERAAVLAEDGTILPKHLTGLAIGESEHDDELALDEGVNLDDKLEGVERSIIIAALTKTGGVQVRAAEILGIKERSLWHRIRKYEIDVKSLKMHG; from the coding sequence ATGAAGAAAAGCAGACAGTATTTTATACGTCTTAATATAATTGTTCCTATTATATTCTCATGTCTTGCTATTCTTACGCTTGTTGTTACGTATCGTCTTACCCTCTATAGTATTGATACACATGGTGATACCATTAGCTACCTCGCTGCTTGGGGCATCGCGGTGGTTCTCTTTACATTTATTGCCGGCTGGCTCATTTCACGCACCATTCTCAAGCCAGTTGAAGCGTTTGTGCGTGAAGCAGAGAAGCTGCCGGCGATGCAGCAGTCTGCGCCAGAGTTCAACACCAAGGACGAGCTTTCCCGCTATACGCAAGTATTTACTCAGATCACTGATTTTTTGAGCAAGATGGATGCACGGGAACTCTTCCCGGAGATCGTTGGACAGAGCAAGGTAATTCGCAGTGTTCTCAGTCAGATAATTAAGGTAGCCCCTACGGACGTCACTGTCCTCATTACAGGCGAATCCGGCACCGGCAAGGAGCTGGTTGCCCAGGCGATTCTGAAGCATTCCAAGCGGCGTGAAGGTCCCTATATCGCGGTAAACTGCGCGGCCATCCCCCAGGGGCTGCTGGAGAGCGAGTTGTTCGGCCACGAGAAGGGCGCGTTTACCGGCGCTGTCTCGCAGAAGAAGGGCAAGTTCGAATTGGCCGACAAGGGGACGTTGTTTCTTGATGAAATCGGCGATATGCCACTGGAAACACAGGCAAAAATTCTCCGTGCTCTTGAAAATGGCACATGTGAGCGCGTGGGGGGGACGCAAAGTATATCATTCGACGTCCGAGTGATCGCAGCCACGAACAAGGATTTTGTGGAGCTCATCAAAAACGGGCAGTTTCGCGAGGATCTCTTCCATCGGCTCAATGTTTTTCCGATTCATCTCCCGCCATTACGGCACCGCCGGGAGGATATCCCGATCCTGGCTGAGTATTTTTTGGAAAAGCACGAGAAGGATATCCACCTTTCGCCCGAAGCGATTCAGGTACTTCTGGTCAGCCCATGGCCTGGCAATATCCGTGAGCTGCGGAATATTATGGAGCGCGCGGCTGTGCTGGCGGAAGATGGCACTATCTTGCCCAAGCATCTGACCGGATTGGCGATTGGCGAGAGCGAGCACGATGATGAGCTGGCGCTCGATGAAGGCGTGAATCTGGATGACAAGCTTGAGGGAGTGGAACGCTCAATTATCATTGCAGCGTTGACCAAGACCGGTGGGGTTCAGGTCCGCGCTGCCGAGATATTGGGAATTAAGGAGCGTTCTTTGTGGCATCGCATCCGGAAGTACGAGATAGATGTCAAGTCACTGAAGATGCATGGCTAA
- a CDS encoding type II secretion system F family protein, whose protein sequence is MPNYSYQAVTETGTEVSGTLEADSTDDARQILAARGLIPSRVVRNEPGSNLIKTLNDKLSTVSVPDLILFTKQFRTMFNAGLSIIALLDVLEQQCENPKLKSAVVEIGQDIKQGSSLFNAFSKHENIFSPLYCSMLRAGEISGTLPDVLDRLIYIIEHEYKVKKQIKSALLYPQIVIVLLIGAFIFLLTFVIPQFVKTFKKAGIELPLPTKVCIFLYEFLDAYWVYLIGVVIGLIALIWLYLRTDSGKLIKDRFILRMPIVGPVFQKGAMARFASIFSLLQASGVSVLESVGIVSNTIGNAAISLEFDNLRDKLQEGRGISGPLRNSRTFTPMIINMIAIGEETGELDLMMREVAKHYDYEVEYQVGRMSELIGPILIVCLAGVVGFFAAAILFPIFDLTKMVK, encoded by the coding sequence ATGCCGAATTATTCATATCAGGCTGTGACTGAGACCGGCACCGAGGTGTCCGGCACTCTTGAAGCTGACTCTACTGATGATGCTCGCCAGATCCTTGCGGCACGGGGGTTGATTCCTTCCCGCGTCGTTCGCAACGAACCAGGGTCGAATTTAATAAAAACTCTGAATGACAAGTTGAGCACAGTTTCTGTACCGGATCTGATTCTCTTCACAAAACAGTTCAGGACTATGTTCAATGCTGGTCTTTCCATTATTGCTTTGCTCGATGTGCTTGAGCAACAGTGCGAAAATCCGAAATTGAAATCTGCTGTTGTTGAGATAGGGCAAGATATCAAGCAGGGATCGTCACTGTTCAATGCATTCAGCAAGCATGAAAACATCTTTTCTCCTTTATACTGCAGTATGCTCCGCGCTGGGGAGATTTCCGGTACGTTACCAGATGTTTTGGATCGCCTTATCTACATTATTGAGCATGAATATAAGGTTAAAAAGCAGATCAAGTCTGCTCTACTCTATCCGCAAATTGTCATTGTTCTCCTCATTGGCGCGTTCATATTTTTGTTAACATTCGTTATCCCGCAATTCGTCAAGACATTTAAAAAGGCCGGCATTGAGCTGCCTTTGCCAACAAAGGTTTGCATCTTCCTCTACGAGTTTCTCGATGCATATTGGGTATATCTTATAGGTGTCGTTATAGGGCTGATAGCCCTCATTTGGTTGTACTTACGTACGGACAGCGGCAAACTGATCAAGGATAGATTCATACTCAGGATGCCGATTGTCGGGCCTGTTTTCCAGAAGGGCGCAATGGCTCGTTTTGCTTCAATCTTTTCCCTGCTGCAAGCCTCCGGCGTCTCTGTTCTCGAATCTGTTGGCATCGTTTCCAATACCATCGGCAACGCTGCAATCTCGCTCGAGTTCGACAACCTTCGTGACAAGCTGCAGGAAGGTCGTGGAATATCCGGTCCTCTCCGTAATTCAAGAACATTCACGCCGATGATCATCAACATGATTGCCATCGGCGAAGAAACTGGTGAATTGGACTTGATGATGCGAGAGGTTGCCAAGCATTACGACTACGAGGTTGAGTACCAGGTTGGTCGAATGTCCGAGCTTATTGGACCGATTCTTATAGTCTGTCTCGCTGGAGTTGTTGGCTTCTTCGCGGCTGCAATTCTCTTCCCCATCTTCGACCTGACCAAGATGGTCAAATAG
- the pilM gene encoding pilus assembly protein PilM, translating into MAKGGKDTSTDKLLNVIRGKGDASAGSSAGGGAGQGKGKKGRGKGAGSARAPRGAKVARKSSSKVVVGVDIGPDSLRVARVSHSGGRPKLLGFHRIPYETPDAPDRPDFPQFLKAKLSETCGSPKGYEAWSLVSSAKSELWHIQIPKVPRRQIPDAVYWTVKKEKQFDDREFILDFEVQEEVVEKGQPKLSIMVYLTPRKQVESLKNLFHKAGVKLAGATISPIAIQTLYRSRWVGSDARTYAHLYVGRNWSRIDIFTNNNIVLSRGIKAGTNSMVEALVENYSSLGGTGEATISLSMEDEMPQLSSTQALTQDQAKHVLRSKLLGYDMSNAQPGAELGQEDVLRMIRPAVERLVRQVERTFEYYTTTMGKDRVEKIFFSGEITTNRMLMEFIHTQLGINSQLLDPLSPEYVGPGAVGPVTESERLEYNLVLALALSDNTITPNLLFTYRAKERERQVRRMDNAIMAMAGLIVVILFGIYLWQQTVIGAKQTEIATLQAQLNQYQPQVNRNLLIQWARKLNQKNIDLKRASQMYEGMSVVSELSRLTPPSIKVTDMQLNLGPGEQPEQQEQKQGRRRGRSARQDDSEQLLILDAVVLGDPEQFDTTLTSYLIKLENSRLFDAPVIHKRVVEDFSTSGEVLHFVIHINLM; encoded by the coding sequence ATGGCCAAAGGTGGAAAGGATACGTCCACTGACAAGCTTCTCAACGTGATCCGTGGTAAGGGCGACGCCTCCGCTGGGTCGTCTGCCGGAGGCGGTGCGGGGCAGGGTAAAGGTAAGAAGGGCCGGGGCAAGGGCGCTGGGTCGGCTCGCGCGCCGCGCGGGGCCAAGGTGGCCCGCAAGAGCAGCAGCAAGGTTGTCGTTGGCGTCGATATCGGCCCGGACAGCCTGCGTGTCGCTCGCGTCAGCCATTCCGGCGGAAGGCCGAAGCTTCTCGGTTTTCATCGTATTCCCTACGAAACGCCGGATGCACCAGACCGGCCGGATTTCCCCCAATTTCTCAAAGCCAAGCTCTCCGAGACGTGCGGTTCGCCCAAGGGGTACGAAGCGTGGTCTCTGGTCTCCTCGGCCAAGTCCGAGCTCTGGCACATTCAGATCCCCAAGGTTCCCCGTCGTCAGATTCCCGATGCCGTCTACTGGACGGTAAAGAAGGAAAAGCAGTTTGACGACCGCGAGTTCATCCTGGACTTCGAGGTGCAGGAAGAGGTGGTGGAGAAAGGGCAGCCCAAGCTCTCCATCATGGTCTACCTGACGCCGCGCAAGCAGGTAGAGAGCCTCAAAAACCTGTTCCACAAGGCCGGGGTCAAGCTCGCGGGCGCGACTATCTCGCCCATCGCAATCCAGACGCTGTACCGCTCCCGCTGGGTGGGAAGCGACGCGCGCACGTATGCGCATCTTTATGTCGGCCGCAACTGGTCGCGCATCGACATCTTCACAAACAACAACATCGTTCTCAGCCGCGGCATCAAGGCCGGCACCAACAGCATGGTCGAGGCGCTGGTGGAGAACTACAGCTCCCTGGGCGGCACCGGCGAGGCTACCATCTCCCTGAGTATGGAAGACGAGATGCCGCAGCTGTCCAGTACGCAGGCCCTGACGCAGGACCAAGCCAAGCACGTGCTGCGCAGCAAGCTGCTGGGCTATGACATGTCCAATGCGCAGCCAGGCGCCGAGCTCGGCCAGGAAGACGTGCTGCGCATGATCCGCCCTGCCGTGGAACGGCTGGTCCGTCAGGTGGAGCGCACATTCGAGTACTACACCACCACCATGGGCAAGGATCGTGTGGAAAAGATCTTCTTCTCCGGAGAGATCACCACGAACCGCATGCTCATGGAGTTCATCCACACGCAGCTCGGCATCAACTCCCAGCTTTTGGACCCACTGTCTCCGGAGTACGTCGGCCCCGGCGCCGTCGGGCCGGTCACGGAGTCCGAGCGGTTGGAGTACAACCTGGTGCTTGCGCTTGCGCTTTCGGACAACACCATTACGCCGAACCTGCTCTTTACCTACAGGGCCAAGGAGCGCGAACGGCAGGTCCGAAGGATGGACAACGCCATCATGGCCATGGCCGGCCTGATCGTCGTCATACTCTTCGGCATCTATTTATGGCAGCAGACCGTCATAGGCGCAAAGCAGACCGAGATAGCCACGTTGCAGGCGCAGCTCAATCAGTATCAGCCGCAGGTCAACCGCAACCTGTTGATCCAGTGGGCCAGAAAGCTCAACCAGAAGAATATCGATCTCAAGCGGGCGAGCCAGATGTACGAAGGCATGTCCGTGGTCAGTGAGCTGTCGCGGCTCACGCCGCCGTCCATCAAGGTCACGGATATGCAGCTGAACCTGGGACCCGGAGAGCAGCCGGAACAGCAGGAGCAGAAGCAGGGCCGCCGCCGTGGCCGCAGTGCCAGGCAGGACGATAGCGAACAGCTTCTTATTCTGGACGCCGTGGTCCTTGGGGATCCGGAACAGTTCGATACGACGCTCACCAGCTACCTGATCAAGCTTGAAAACTCCCGATTGTTCGATGCCCCGGTCATCCACAAGCGGGTGGTCGAAGATTTCTCCACCTCCGGCGAAGTGCTGCACTTCGTAATCCACATCAATCTGATGTGA